Genomic DNA from Phaeobacter porticola:
GCGTTCCTTCATCAGGTCCAGCAGTGTCGCGCCAACGGTGGGGGGATTATGCGGCAGCGGGTCTGGCCAAGCGAATTGGTCCGAGAATTCCTTGCGCAGGGCCACGATGGCGACGCGCGGCCGCAGCTGCGGGACGCCAAAGTCTGAGGCATTGAGCAGCCGCCAGTCGGTTTCATAGCCAAGTTTTGACAATTGGCGTTTCAGCTTCTCGCGGTAGTCATGGAACACCGCATCCAGAAAACCACGGACATTTTCGATCATCACGGCGCGCGGACGGGTGGCGGCGACGATTTCAATGGCATCATCAAACAGGTTGCGCTCGTCTTGTTCGCCAAGCTGCTTACCTGCGACGGAAAACGGCGGGCAGGGCAGGCCGCCCGCCAGCAGATCAATGCCGCGATAGGCGTCGGCATCGTCTTTGAATGCCCGCACATCTTCCTCCAGCACGTTCCACTTGGGCCGGTTGTGGCGCAGGGTCGCACAGCAATGTTTGTCGATCTCTACCAGCGCTGTGTGGTCAAAACCGGCAGATTCCAGTCCGAGTGCCTGACCACCTGCACCTGCGCAGAGTTCTACTGATGTTAGCATCCTGCCGTGTCACCCGTTCCTATGCCGCTGCGCAGCTGTTCGTGCTCTGTTCTTAGGCGCTGAAATGATTCCGCGCAAGCCAGAGGCTACGTCGGATTTCAGAAACACAAAAGGCCACCGTTGCGTCTGCAAACGGTGGCCTTTTCATGTTCCAAATGGAGCGGGCGAGGCGATTCGAACGCCCGACCCTAACCTTGGCAAGGTTATGCTCTACCCCTGAGCTACGCCCGCGCTGCCATTCGGTGAAGCGGGATTTAGTCATTCACTGGCAGGGCTGCAAGCGAAAAACGCAAATCTGGCAGCAAAAAATGGCCGTCACAACGATTTGAGCGACGGAAACCGCGTCCGGTGCCGTTTTACCCGTATGATGGTGACAGGAACCCGGCCAATTCACCCGAATTACCTGACGAGCCAATGAGCCGGGTCAAACCGTGGACAGATCCGCGATACAAAAATTGGGAGCCCCAAGATGACACTGCTAAGCACACCGCTGCACGACCGAATGGGCAAATCTATGGACGACACATTGGATACCCTGCGCATTCTCAGCCTGACGTTTGCAATATCGCTGGCTGTTAGCATTCAACTGTCCGGCAGCGCTGCAACCGGTGGACCGATGCTGGATCACCACAGCGTCAACGCACCAATGAGCGCGCCTTCCGCCATTGAGGTGCGCGCGCTGATTTAAGCGCTGCAGGCCTCTGATGCAAAAAGGCGCCCCTGGCAAAAGGGACGCCTGTGAAATTTTGGAGCCCGGTTAGCAGGCGTTTCACAGATCGCCGATCACTCCAGTTCGATCAGCAGATCCTTGGCGTCAATCTGGCCGCCGGCCTGTACGTGTACCGCCTTCACCACCGCGTCGTGTTCGGCGTGGATCCCAGTTTCCATCTTCATTGCCTCGATGGTCAACAGCATGTCGCCTTCGTGGATCTGTTGACCTGGATGCACGGCAACCGTCGCCACAACGCCCGGCATCGGCGCGCCGATGTGGTTAGGATTGCCCGCTTCGGCTTTTTTGTTGGCGACCTGGGTCGCGGCGACCTTGCGGTTGGGCACCCGGATGACACGTGGTTGGCCATTGAGCTCGAAGAAGACTTTGACCTCTCCCTTGTCATCGGTTTCGCCAATGGCCTGGAGGCGAATTTCCAGCGTCTTGCCGGGGTCGATTTCGGCGGTGATCTCTGCGCCCGGCTCCATCCCGTAAAAGAATGTGCGGGTTGGCAGGGCACGCACCGGACCGTAGAGCCGATGGCGGCCCATGTAGTCAAGGAACACCTTGGGATACATCAGATAGCCATTGAGATCTTCGTCATCGACCTTAAAGCCTTCCAATTCGGCCGAGAGTTCGGCGCGGCTGGCTTCCAGATCAACCGGCTCCAGATGGGCGCCGGGGCGCGCCGTATTCGGGGCGTCACCTTTCAGCACTTTGGCAACGATCCCCTCAGGGAAACCACCGGGGGGCTGACCCAGATTGCCGCGCATCATGTCAACTACAGAATCCGGGAAGGCCACATCGGTCTTCGGATCCTCGACATCATCGCGGGTCAGGCCTTGGGACACCATCATCAGGGCCATATCGCCAACCACCTTGGACGAAGGCGTCACCTTGACGATATCGCCAAACATCTGGTTCACGTCGGCATAGGTCTGTGCCACGTCGGACCATTTTTCTTCCAGACCCAGCGAACGTGCCTGTGCCTTGAGGTTGGTAAACTGACCGCCAGGCATCTCGTGCAGATAAACCTCAGAGGCCGGTGCGGCGAGACCTGATTCAAAGGCCGCATATTGTGCCCGCACCTGCTCCCAATAAGCAGAGATTTCGCGGATTCTGGTGATATCCAGCCCGGTGTCGCGGTCGGTATTGCGCAGCCCCTCGACGATAGAGCCGAGGCAGGGCTGCGAGGTACCGCCACTGAAGGCATCCATAGCGGCGTCAACAGCATCAACCCCGGCATCGGCAGCCGCCAGAATGGTCGCCCCGGCAATGCCGGAGGTATCATGGGTGTGGAAATGGACGGGCAGGCCGACCTCTTCCTTCAGCGCCTTGACCAATTGCCGGGCCGCGGCGGGCTTCAACAGGCCCGCCATGTCTTTCAGGCCCAGGATATGCGCGCCTGCGGCTTCCAGCTCCTTGGCCATGCCGACATAATATTTGAGATCGTATTTGGCCCGGTTGGGATCGAGGATATCGCCGGTGTAGCAGATGGTGCCTTCGCAGATCTTGCCGCTCTCGACGACTGCATCCATCGCAACACGCATGTTTTCAACCCAGTTCAGCGAGTCAAAGACGCGGAACACATCAACGCCGGTGGCGGCCTGCTTCACAAAGCTCTGCACCACATTGTCGGGATAATTGGTGTAACCAACCCCGTTTGAGGCGCGCAGCAGCATCTGGGTCATCAGATTCGGCATCCGCTCGCGCAGGTCGCGCAGGCGTTGCCAGGGGCATTCCTGCAAGAAGCGGTAGGCCACATCAAATGTCGCACCACCCCAGCATTCGACCGAGAACAGCTGGCTTAGATGCTGCGCATAGGCCGGCGCCACTTTGATCATGTCATGGCTGCGCATGCGTGTGGCCAGCAGCGATTGGTGCCCATCGCGCATGGTCGTGTCTGTCAGCAACAGCTGGCGCTGTGCTTTCATCCAATCGGCCACCGCCTGCGCACCCTTTTGTTCCAACAGGTTGCGGGTGCCATAGGGTTGGGTTGCGGCATCGGCTTTGGGCGCTCGGGGCTCTTTCAGGTCTGCCTGCGGCTTGGGGCGGCCTTCGGTTTCCGGGTGCCCGTTGACCGAGATATCGGCGATATAGGTCAGCACCTTGGTGCCGCGATCGCGACGCTTGGCAAACTGGAACAGCTCCGGCGTCTCGTCGATGAATTTGGTGGTGTATTCATTCGACAGAAAGGTCGGATGTTTCAGCAGGTTCTCGACAAAGGCGATATTGGTGCTGACACCGCGCACCCGGAATTCACGCAAGGCGCGGTCCATACGGGCGATGGCTTTTTCTGGCGTTGGGGCCTTGGCGGTGACCTTGGTCAGCAGCGAATCGTAATAGCGTGTGATCACGCCGCCCGCGTAG
This window encodes:
- a CDS encoding pyruvate carboxylase; amino-acid sequence: MTDFKKILIANRGEIAIRVMRAANEMGKKTVAVYAEEDKLGLHRFKADEAYRIGEGMGPVAAYLSIDEIIRVAKACGADAIHPGYGLLSENPDFVDACARNGITFIGPKAETMRALGDKASARRVAVDAGVPVIPATEVLGNDMDAIRKEAAEVGYPLMLKASWGGGGRGMRPIHGEDELEEKVLEGRREAEAAFGNGEGYLEKMITRARHVEVQILGDKHGEIYHLFERDCSVQRRNQKVVERAPAPYLTEEQRAEICDLGRKICQHVNYECAGTVEFLMDMNDGKFYFIEVNPRVQVEHTVTEEVTGIDIVQAQILIAEGKTIAEATGKASQDEIQLNGHALQTRVTTEDPLNNFIPDYGRITAYRSATGMGIRLDGGTAYAGGVITRYYDSLLTKVTAKAPTPEKAIARMDRALREFRVRGVSTNIAFVENLLKHPTFLSNEYTTKFIDETPELFQFAKRRDRGTKVLTYIADISVNGHPETEGRPKPQADLKEPRAPKADAATQPYGTRNLLEQKGAQAVADWMKAQRQLLLTDTTMRDGHQSLLATRMRSHDMIKVAPAYAQHLSQLFSVECWGGATFDVAYRFLQECPWQRLRDLRERMPNLMTQMLLRASNGVGYTNYPDNVVQSFVKQAATGVDVFRVFDSLNWVENMRVAMDAVVESGKICEGTICYTGDILDPNRAKYDLKYYVGMAKELEAAGAHILGLKDMAGLLKPAAARQLVKALKEEVGLPVHFHTHDTSGIAGATILAAADAGVDAVDAAMDAFSGGTSQPCLGSIVEGLRNTDRDTGLDITRIREISAYWEQVRAQYAAFESGLAAPASEVYLHEMPGGQFTNLKAQARSLGLEEKWSDVAQTYADVNQMFGDIVKVTPSSKVVGDMALMMVSQGLTRDDVEDPKTDVAFPDSVVDMMRGNLGQPPGGFPEGIVAKVLKGDAPNTARPGAHLEPVDLEASRAELSAELEGFKVDDEDLNGYLMYPKVFLDYMGRHRLYGPVRALPTRTFFYGMEPGAEITAEIDPGKTLEIRLQAIGETDDKGEVKVFFELNGQPRVIRVPNRKVAATQVANKKAEAGNPNHIGAPMPGVVATVAVHPGQQIHEGDMLLTIEAMKMETGIHAEHDAVVKAVHVQAGGQIDAKDLLIELE
- a CDS encoding DNA cytosine methyltransferase; translated protein: MLTSVELCAGAGGQALGLESAGFDHTALVEIDKHCCATLRHNRPKWNVLEEDVRAFKDDADAYRGIDLLAGGLPCPPFSVAGKQLGEQDERNLFDDAIEIVAATRPRAVMIENVRGFLDAVFHDYREKLKRQLSKLGYETDWRLLNASDFGVPQLRPRVAIVALRKEFSDQFAWPDPLPHNPPTVGATLLDLMKERGWRGAEDWAAKADEIAPTIVGGSKKHGGPDLGPTRARRAWAALGVEGRTIAPEAPDPFHNDMPRLTVRMVARIQGFPDSWHFTGAKTNAYRQVGNAFPPPVAEAVARQISRAIARPNLRVVSTSAIGR